From Amycolatopsis sp. YIM 10, the proteins below share one genomic window:
- a CDS encoding NB-ARC domain-containing protein: protein MGELYPDGQLFARLNDDLDDDGAEAAIVSEFLRALGAERTDLPDRLDALRAMFHSLTKDQRLMVFLDGAVRDSQVRMLLPGGAKSLVIVTETQPLGALAAHGPVTFVDLDPLEDAAALALFERVLGESAVARDRAAIEEIIQLCDQLPLALTVVAALLLRFPQRPAERLLRELRDERRRVRALSRDDDDVSVSMAFNLATRWLSDIARDCYHAAGSARGTCRASPARARSASRVSSIAGMSSRRMASWSQTTRPPSPTAPSVVGGGPVASIRWVSRMSNGAPRTLAIWPATPGHRRRGAARCRDVATPAPRCQRVAPAATPGPRDAH, encoded by the coding sequence ATGGGTGAGTTGTATCCGGATGGTCAGCTCTTCGCGCGGTTGAATGATGACCTGGATGACGACGGTGCCGAAGCGGCGATTGTGAGTGAATTTCTCCGGGCACTGGGGGCGGAGAGAACGGATCTGCCCGATCGGCTGGATGCCTTGCGGGCTATGTTTCATTCCCTGACCAAGGACCAACGGCTGATGGTGTTCTTGGATGGCGCGGTCCGTGATAGCCAGGTGCGCATGTTGCTGCCGGGTGGTGCCAAGTCGCTGGTGATTGTCACCGAAACTCAGCCGCTGGGTGCGCTGGCGGCGCACGGACCGGTTACTTTTGTTGACCTCGACCCGCTGGAGGATGCGGCGGCGCTCGCTCTGTTCGAGCGTGTGCTCGGCGAGTCCGCGGTGGCACGGGACCGCGCGGCGATCGAGGAGATCATCCAGCTGTGCGACCAGCTTCCGCTTGCCCTCACCGTGGTGGCGGCCTTGCTGCTGCGGTTCCCCCAGCGCCCGGCCGAGCGACTGCTGCGGGAGCTGCGGGACGAACGCCGCCGGGTGCGCGCACTCTCCCGCGACGACGACGACGTGTCCGTGTCCATGGCATTCAACCTGGCCACTCGCTGGCTGAGCGACATCGCGCGCGACTGCTACCACGCGGCGGGATCCGCACGCGGAACCTGCCGGGCCAGTCCGGCCCGCGCCCGGTCGGCGAGCCGGGTGAGCTCGATCGCCGGGATGTCGAGCCGGCGGATGGCGTCGTGGTCCCAGACGACCAGGCCGCCCTCGCCGACGGCGCCGAGCGTCGTCGGTGGTGGCCCGGTGGCCTCGATCCGCTGGGTGAGCAGGATGTCCAACGGTGCGCCGAGGACGTTGGCGATCTGGCCGGCGACTCCGGGCCACCGACGTAGAGGTGCTGCTCGGTGCCGTGACGTGGCTACACCAGCACCCCGATGCCAGCGCGTGGCCCCTGCGGCAACTCCCGGTCCCCGGGATGCACACTAA
- a CDS encoding Wadjet anti-phage system protein JetD domain-containing protein produces MDATDLHHYAQHGVNHDKSGRPIKPSPEILPHLTEAENTAYNIIATAGPTPFRRIEQEAIPLTHAATRLLQILEAGAGR; encoded by the coding sequence ATGGACGCCACCGACCTGCACCACTACGCCCAGCACGGCGTCAACCACGATAAGTCGGGCCGCCCCATCAAGCCATCACCGGAGATCCTGCCACATCTGACCGAGGCCGAGAACACCGCGTACAACATCATCGCAACCGCAGGCCCCACTCCGTTCCGCCGGATCGAGCAGGAAGCCATTCCCCTCACTCACGCCGCAACCCGGCTGCTGCAGATCTTGGAGGCTGGGGCGGGACGATAA
- a CDS encoding ATP-binding protein, whose amino-acid sequence MVEIGCIHRKKYHYVRSFSTVGTIFAWRRCQERITVTRPISQALFVAKRFGQVDARGSSGGWFPRASLIGHAVPVKVRACRDAGTNGLPRRGRWLGTLPLGGEFMMSRRPEQVPAPNPHFVNQVAVLGRATEAVQRAQADGHLATVVFVGGPGTGKTAVALTLAEYG is encoded by the coding sequence GTGGTGGAGATCGGCTGTATCCACCGGAAGAAATACCATTATGTGCGAAGCTTCTCAACGGTGGGCACAATATTCGCGTGGAGAAGGTGCCAAGAACGCATCACCGTAACCCGGCCGATCTCCCAGGCGTTGTTTGTCGCGAAACGGTTCGGCCAGGTGGATGCTCGCGGTTCTTCTGGCGGGTGGTTCCCGCGGGCGTCGCTGATCGGGCATGCTGTACCGGTCAAGGTCCGCGCCTGTCGCGACGCCGGCACGAACGGCCTACCGCGGAGAGGTAGGTGGCTCGGTACTCTGCCACTGGGAGGGGAGTTCATGATGTCGAGGAGGCCCGAGCAGGTTCCGGCCCCTAATCCGCACTTTGTCAATCAGGTCGCTGTTCTCGGTAGGGCGACGGAAGCGGTGCAGCGGGCGCAGGCCGACGGGCACCTCGCGACGGTGGTGTTCGTTGGCGGTCCCGGAACAGGTAAGACCGCTGTCGCGCTGACGCTGGCGGAGTATGGGTGA
- a CDS encoding Wadjet anti-phage system protein JetD domain-containing protein: MTWLHQHPDASAWPLRQLPVPGMHTKWLDTPGALLREVAGRDVRDEVRPRLTVTHLTYVDPDHAASGRRRHDAWTTGDVHDIAYQPRVVLVVENRDSRLWFPPVRDTIVVEGGGKAASALLANVPWIRAADHVVYWGDIDATGMESLTNSALRSLRPHRMVHRRDRSAPCSWTPPTCTTTPSTASTTISRAAPSSHHRRSCHI, from the coding sequence GTGACGTGGCTACACCAGCACCCCGATGCCAGCGCGTGGCCCCTGCGGCAACTCCCGGTCCCCGGGATGCACACTAAATGGCTGGATACCCCCGGAGCACTACTGCGCGAGGTCGCGGGACGCGACGTTCGAGACGAAGTCCGGCCCCGGCTGACCGTCACGCACCTGACCTATGTCGACCCGGACCACGCTGCATCGGGTCGCCGTCGGCACGACGCATGGACCACCGGTGACGTGCACGACATCGCCTATCAGCCGCGCGTCGTCCTCGTAGTCGAAAACCGCGACTCTCGCCTCTGGTTTCCGCCGGTGAGGGACACGATCGTGGTCGAGGGCGGCGGCAAGGCCGCATCCGCTCTGCTTGCGAACGTGCCTTGGATCCGCGCCGCTGACCACGTCGTCTACTGGGGCGATATCGACGCGACGGGTATGGAATCCTTGACCAATTCCGCGCTACGCTCGCTGCGCCCTCACCGGATGGTGCACCGGCGAGACCGGTCAGCTCCATGCTCATGGACGCCACCGACCTGCACCACTACGCCCAGCACGGCGTCAACCACGATAAGTCGGGCCGCCCCATCAAGCCATCACCGGAGATCCTGCCACATCTGA